The sequence AGAACCCTCCCGCCGATTCAATATGACTTCTGATGCGGTTGGCATCATAGGCCTTGTCGGCGAGAACGAACTTGGCTTTCAAGTTCTTGGGAAGGGTTTCGATGGCACTGACACTGTCGTGTTCATTGCCGGGAACCAAGACAAGGGAAACGGCTCTTCCGGCAAGATTTACCACAGCAGAGAGTTTTGTATTTCTGCCACCTTTGGTTTTTCCAAGTTTTTGTTGTTCAGAATCTAAGGGACTCCGGGAAGCGTCCTGATGAGCCTTGATATGGGAGCCGTCCAGCATCAAGGCGATTTCGTAGTCAGAGTGCTGTTCCGTAAGATTCTGCAGAATCCATCCCCACATGCCTGAACCACACCAGCGGCGAAAACACCGCCAAACACTGTTCCATTTTCCATAACGTTCAGGCAACTGATTCCAAATCGAGCCCGTGCACAATATCCACCAAATCCCATTGAGCGTAGCGTCAAGGTTTCCAACCGGACGCCCTCGGTGGCTTCCTACCTCAGTGCGATATAGGTTGTTAATTTTTTTAGCTCCTCGCGAACTGCGAGAGGCATTTCGTCCGACCTGTATGTTGTCACGGATGAACAATGACAAAACTACATCTCGTTGCAACATAAATTGTTAGAAAATTCTTCTGTCCGTTGAGAATTTGTCCACGCGGCCTAGAAAGAGATGCAGACAGGTTTAGGAGCCCTTGACTCAAATTTCGGGCTGGCCAGAACTCCTGTTTCTGGATGGATCGAAAGAGAAACGATGCGGTGGTCATTTTGTCCCGCGACGAGAAGCCACTGTCCACTTGGATCAATTGCTGCCCCTCGTGGAATCTCGACGCCGGCAGGCACCTCCTCAACGAGCGTGAGAGTGCCATCTTGTGGATTGATGGAGTATTGCGAGACCGTGTCATTGCCGCGGCTGGTGACGTAGAGCCATTGCCCATTCGGGTGGAGGAGGATCGCGGCGCTGGAGAGACCATTGGCGGAAACGCTGGGATTCATTCGGGTCGGGACCGTCTCCAGGAGTTCGAGGGAACCATTGCTTGGGTCTCGGGAAAATACCGAAGTGCTCAATCCCATCTCATTATTCACGTAGGCATACTGTCCGTCTGCCGAGAGGACGATGTGTCGCGGACCTGACCCCGGAGGAACCAGGGTAAATGGTGCTTTCGCCGCCGCTAGCTCGCCTGTTGTCGGATCGATTTGAAATATCCAGATTTTGTCGCTTCCGAGATCGCAGGCGTAGAGAAACTGTCCGTCAGGGGAGGGGACCACCGAGTGGGCGTGGGGACTCTTCTGTCGTTTCTCATTGGGACCTTCGCCGATGAATTGAATCAAGGAGGCTCGTCCTCCAATGGAACCGTCCGGAAGAATCGGGTAGCTGGCAATGTTGCCGGTGCTGTAGTTGGCGACGAAGAGGACTCGACCCTCAGGATCGGTCGAAATGTGGCAGGAGCCTTTCCCTTCGCTAGGTTGTTGGTTCAGGACGACAAGAGAGCCGTCGGAGTTCCGTCGAAAAGCCTTTACCTCCGCATCCTGGCTTTCGACAACAGCATAAAGGAAATGTCGATCGGGGGATAGGCAAAGATAGCTAGGATTATCGGTCTCCGCGACCAGTTGCATTGGCCCGAGCTCACCCGATTCAGGGGACAGACTCCCCCGATAAATCCCCCTTTCCGATTGCCCTTCGGTATATGTCCCGAGGTAGAATTCGACAGGGGAAGCAGAGAGAAATTCGAAGGTGCTCATCAAGAGGAGGATGCGGGTAAGGAATTGCAGTGAAAAGCTCACAATTGAATTACGGACGAAGATTCGGGGATGATCAACCTCTGGAAAGAGTTCTCCGAAGGAGATAGAGATCAATGAGGTTCGAAAATCGCAGAGAATCTAACCTGATGAGCAAGCGACCGCGGTCCCTCTCCCGCACAGTCCGGAATCGGCGTATTCACGCTGATATTTGTTCATGAGATAGTGAGAATGGGGGAAACGGGTTCGTTCGTTCTCTGGATTCTCCTCCCCATAAGCGTCAATGAGCGCCCGCAAGCGGTAGCCAGCTCAGCTGGCTCTTCTCTCCGGGATTTTTATGAATCTTCGGCGAGGGCGATGGCCTCGTTCGAGGTTTTGAAATTGATCTTGGCGAAGCGGGGGAGGGCGTCAGGGCCGAACTTTTTGACGATGCGCACCGCCTGTTGCTTTACTTGGGCACTGGCGCCCTTGAGAAGGGGTTCTCCGGCTTCTTTGGAAAGGTCGGACATCTGGCGCACGTAGAGGGCTCGGGCGACGATGGACGCTGCAGCAACGACCGGGTCGGATTCGGCCTTGGTCATCATCCGGAGGTCGATCGGGACGTCCTTCAGGTTGCGCTGGACTAGCGGTTGCTTGGAGAATTGGTCGAGCATCCCCCATTCCACTGGTTTTACCGCAAAGGCTTCTTTGAGCACGGTGGAGTGCATCCAGGCCAGAAGGCGGTTCGTGTTTGAGCCAAACTTTTTGTAGAGGGTGTTGTACTTCTCCATGCCCATGTGGAGGGTCTTGACGACAACGCCGTCCGTCTTGCGGATTTCTTTCTCCAACGCGAAGATACGGGCGTCGGAGGCAATACTCTTACTGTCCTGAATTCCGTTCTCCCGCCAGTGACGGACCGCGGTTCCATCGGCGATGACACAAGCCACCACAAGGGGGCCAAACAGGTCTCCCTTCCCGCTCTCATCGAGACCCGCATGAGGTTCGAACCATTCGGGATGGTGAATTTCGTCGTATCCCAGCCGGGGATCGCCGGTGACTTCCGGTTCAAGAATATCGGTGACAAAATCTTCGGTCCCTTTGCCCTGAACGACCACCTTTCCGCTGGTATAGCAGACGACGTTGAAATTCTCGGCCTTGTAGGCGAAATCGGCATAGGCGACTTCGAAATCGAGGTAGGGACCGTTCTCCAGGATACCCCGGAGCTTCTCCCTCTGTTCTTCATCGAGCTTAAGGGTATAAATGGCCTTTTTCTTCGGGCCTTCGTCTTCTTGTTTGCGTTTGCGAGCCATGAGTGGGGAAAAGGCTTTCAGGTTCGGAGAGAAGGAACAAGAATTTCCGTGAGGCCGGGAGCAGGTTTGAGGAGCGTGGCATGGGGACGGTGCGTTCTCCTCCTTTTGAAATAATGAGCGTTCCTAAACTGTCTCTTCTCCCACGCATTCCGGCGTAGCCGGAAACCGCTAATTTTCGCTAATGCTCGCTAATAAGATGGAGCTGAATCTGAAATCTGCAGTTTATTTCGTTCTCAGCATTTCTCTTCCCATAAGCGTCAATGAGCGTTCAGAAACGGTTCCCAGCAAAGCTGGCTCTTCTCTCTTACGCGGTCTGATTTCGCCGGAGACCGATGATGTCCGCTTAAGAGGTAGCTGGAGGGGGAGGGGTGCTTAATGGGTTCGACTCACTCGGGTGAAGCCTATCGGCGATATCGCATCGGATACGAACATCCTTCCGATATGAAAGATCCAATTATCGGAGGATTTATCCAATCGCTCGGGAGTATATTTGAAGATACGGCTCTCCCTGAATGCCAGTATCACTTTTCAGACTCGCCCAGGGTTTCTAGGTCCCGGTCGGTGATTAGTAGAGTTATAGGGTATGCTTCTGTCTGTTTTGTGACGTAGGCTTGGCGCTTTGCGTTCTTCGGATACTCAATGACCAGTACGGGCTTCTGCTCTGTGAAGATCACTTTCAAGTATTCGAGAACCATGCGTGTGTGCTGCTTCGGTTGGAGCTTATTGCCATCTGTAAAAAGGTCTTCGATTCCAATGGCGCTGATAGTATCGACATAGTCCTTATTCGCCAACAGCTGCGAACCATTTTGCGGGATGATGAGCGCGTCGGATTTCTTCGCGCGCGCTCGATCGGCGACGGTTTTTACCCAGTCGACCATGTCCCGACGGTAGCTTTGTTTTGTCTCGGGATTGATTCGGTTATCGAGGTATTCGCCATCACTCTCCTCAAACGATTCAAAGCCATCGATTATGTCGAGATAGACGCCGTCAAAGCCCTGTTCAAATGCGCTGTCGATGGATCCCAGGATAATGCTTTGCCATTGGCTGTCCCAATAATTGACGCGATAATTGCCTTCCCAGTCTGGATTTTCGGTGCCTAGCCATGACGGTGCCGCAGCGGTGAGTTCGCCATTGCGACTCCACTCTTTACGCCAGTATGGGCGGTAGTCTTCCGCCTCACCGATAGAAATGTAGGCGATCATCTTGC is a genomic window of Puniceicoccus vermicola containing:
- a CDS encoding IS5 family transposase, whose translation is MLQRDVVLSLFIRDNIQVGRNASRSSRGAKKINNLYRTEVGSHRGRPVGNLDATLNGIWWILCTGSIWNQLPERYGKWNSVWRCFRRWCGSGMWGWILQNLTEQHSDYEIALMLDGSHIKAHQDASRSPLDSEQQKLGKTKGGRNTKLSAVVNLAGRAVSLVLVPGNEHDSVSAIETLPKNLKAKFVLADKAYDANRIRSHIESAGGFCVIPPKANRKETISYDKEIGRLRRIVENFFCRIKSYRRVATRYEQLP
- a CDS encoding beta-propeller fold lactonase family protein — translated: MSFSLQFLTRILLLMSTFEFLSASPVEFYLGTYTEGQSERGIYRGSLSPESGELGPMQLVAETDNPSYLCLSPDRHFLYAVVESQDAEVKAFRRNSDGSLVVLNQQPSEGKGSCHISTDPEGRVLFVANYSTGNIASYPILPDGSIGGRASLIQFIGEGPNEKRQKSPHAHSVVPSPDGQFLYACDLGSDKIWIFQIDPTTGELAAAKAPFTLVPPGSGPRHIVLSADGQYAYVNNEMGLSTSVFSRDPSNGSLELLETVPTRMNPSVSANGLSSAAILLHPNGQWLYVTSRGNDTVSQYSINPQDGTLTLVEEVPAGVEIPRGAAIDPSGQWLLVAGQNDHRIVSLSIHPETGVLASPKFESRAPKPVCISF
- the rnhC gene encoding ribonuclease HIII gives rise to the protein MARKRKQEDEGPKKKAIYTLKLDEEQREKLRGILENGPYLDFEVAYADFAYKAENFNVVCYTSGKVVVQGKGTEDFVTDILEPEVTGDPRLGYDEIHHPEWFEPHAGLDESGKGDLFGPLVVACVIADGTAVRHWRENGIQDSKSIASDARIFALEKEIRKTDGVVVKTLHMGMEKYNTLYKKFGSNTNRLLAWMHSTVLKEAFAVKPVEWGMLDQFSKQPLVQRNLKDVPIDLRMMTKAESDPVVAAASIVARALYVRQMSDLSKEAGEPLLKGASAQVKQQAVRIVKKFGPDALPRFAKINFKTSNEAIALAEDS
- a CDS encoding MJ1477/TM1410 family putative glycoside hydrolase, whose amino-acid sequence is MSVSYPIIALFAVLSLWQVALGAKAPSSFAYILQANSLNNDKADAIAELAHCKRDWIILDLDFSEDMPWNREDLDHIRAGKSGRKMIAYISIGEAEDYRPYWRKEWSRNGELTAAAPSWLGTENPDWEGNYRVNYWDSQWQSIILGSIDSAFEQGFDGVYLDIIDGFESFEESDGEYLDNRINPETKQSYRRDMVDWVKTVADRARAKKSDALIIPQNGSQLLANKDYVDTISAIGIEDLFTDGNKLQPKQHTRMVLEYLKVIFTEQKPVLVIEYPKNAKRQAYVTKQTEAYPITLLITDRDLETLGESEK